From the genome of Terriglobales bacterium:
ACCGCGAATGGGAGTACTGGGGCAAGCCGGTGCCGGGCTTCGGCGACCCGCGGGCGCGGGTGCTGCTGCTGGGGCTGGCGCCGGGCGCCCACGGCTCCAACCGCACCGGGCGCATGTTCACCGGCGACGGCTCCGGGTACTTCCTCTACCCGGTGCTGCACGAGGCGGGCTTCGCCTCGCACGCCGGCGGCGGGCATGCCAACGACGGCCTGAAACTGCGCGGCGCCTACATCACGGCGGCCGCGCGCTGCGCCCCTCCCGCCAACAAGCCCACGCGGCGGGAGCTGGCCAACTGCTCTTCTTATCTTGACCGCGAGCTCGCGCTGCTGAAGCAGGTGCGCGTGGTGGTGGCGCTAGGCAAGATCGCCTTCGACGCCTATCTCGACCACCTCAAGCGGCGAGGCTTGATCGCGTCGCGCAGCGGGTACGTCTTCCGCCACGGTGCGAGCTACCCGTTGCCCGACGGCCGCATCCTGCTGGCCTCCTTCCATCCCTCGCAGCAGAACACCAACACCGGCAAGTTGACGCGGAAGATGTTCCTGGAGATCTTCCGCGAGGCGGCGCGCCGGAGCCGCTAGCGCGGCGGGCGCGAGGCGGCGCTCTCGATGTGCTGCATGTCGACGAGGGTGATCCACTCGCCGCCGCGGCGCGCGCGCAGGATGACCTGCCCGCCCAGGAAACGGGCGGCCAGGTCGGGCGGCAGGTCGCGATGGTAGTCGAAGAGGCTTTCCTGCAAGCGCTCCCAGGCAGGGAAGCGCGCGAGCAGGTCGCGCTCCGGCTCGTACTCGGTGGAGAAGAGCAGCGCGAGGTCGTACTGGGAGCGGGCCTGGGCGGCCAGGGCGATCTGGGGCGCGGAAAAGTCGTCGATGCGGACGACGGCGATGGGTTGCGGCACGTAGCCCAGCCAGGGCTTGGTCAGTTCGTCGCTGGCCGGCCAGGCGGTGAGCACGCGCGCGTGCCGGCCATGGGCGGTCAGGTAGTCGGCGGCGCGCTTGTGCAGGAGGATGTAGTCGCGATAAGCGAGGTTGTCCTCGGGAGGATAGGGATACGGCGGGCCCAGGAACAGCCCCGCGACGAAGGTCAGGCAGACCACGCCCACCGCCAGCGGCCAGCCGCGCACCCTCCGCCGCAGCGTGGAGACGCACAGCACGATCACCAGCGGCACAGTGACCAGCATGTAGCGCGCCAGCACCGCTCCCCCCACCAGGGAGAGCGCGGTCAGGTGCGCCAGGATCACTGCGCCCAAGACCCCCTGTACGGGCAGCGCGATGCGCGCGCGCGGGTCGCCGCTGGGCTTCTCCACCTGGGGAGGCAGCAGCATGGCGGCGGCGGCCGCCACGGTCAGCACGAACAGGTTCATGTATCCGGTGACCTGCCACAGGCGGCGCAGCAGCGTGAGCGCGATGCGCAGGGGATGCAGTGTGGCCTCCACGTTGTAGCGGAAGTACTCCGGATTGCCGAAGACGTAGCCGGTGCGATGCCAGTGGTAGGCGTACCAGAGAGCCAGAGGAACGGCGGGGAGGAGCAAGGCGAGCGCCTGCCGCAGAGTGCGCGGCGGCGGAGCGAAGCGCGAGGCTGACCTGCGGCGGACCAGCCACAGCACCTCCCAGGCGGTCAGCGCCAGGGGGACGAGGATGGCGGTCTCCTTGGCCAGGGCAGCCAGAG
Proteins encoded in this window:
- a CDS encoding uracil-DNA glycosylase, which codes for MSKTPASLVQLNREIVACERCPRLRRYCRKIAREKRRAYREWEYWGKPVPGFGDPRARVLLLGLAPGAHGSNRTGRMFTGDGSGYFLYPVLHEAGFASHAGGGHANDGLKLRGAYITAAARCAPPANKPTRRELANCSSYLDRELALLKQVRVVVALGKIAFDAYLDHLKRRGLIASRSGYVFRHGASYPLPDGRILLASFHPSQQNTNTGKLTRKMFLEIFREAARRSR
- a CDS encoding glycosyltransferase family 39 protein, which translates into the protein MPPDPRARRLPPPRLHPAFLFALIFTVVFLLHAPLLRLPYFWDEAGYYVPAARDLLLTGDPIPRSTVSNAHPPLLMAWLALWWKLSGFKPAVTRISMLLVAAFGLFGVFRLARRAAGTSVAAATTLCTALYPVFFVQSSLAQADLPAAALGLWGLGLYLEERRRSALVMLALAALAKETAILVPLALTAWEVLWLVRRRSASRFAPPPRTLRQALALLLPAVPLALWYAYHWHRTGYVFGNPEYFRYNVEATLHPLRIALTLLRRLWQVTGYMNLFVLTVAAAAAMLLPPQVEKPSGDPRARIALPVQGVLGAVILAHLTALSLVGGAVLARYMLVTVPLVIVLCVSTLRRRVRGWPLAVGVVCLTFVAGLFLGPPYPYPPEDNLAYRDYILLHKRAADYLTAHGRHARVLTAWPASDELTKPWLGYVPQPIAVVRIDDFSAPQIALAAQARSQYDLALLFSTEYEPERDLLARFPAWERLQESLFDYHRDLPPDLAARFLGGQVILRARRGGEWITLVDMQHIESAASRPPR